The following coding sequences lie in one Chloroflexota bacterium genomic window:
- a CDS encoding PadR family transcriptional regulator, which translates to MWRKFSFGEFHPPFLARGAIKFIILDLLKDKPKHGYEIMKDMEAKGGGLYAASPGSVYPTLQMLEEMGYVASRPEGSKRIYEITPEGRTYLAENQEAVEDIPDPPDPMSLPFAHLLRPEARDTMQELHGLVVTLVRAARTKRLHRPEQFQQVRDVIARSRKEIEDLLGK; encoded by the coding sequence ATGTGGCGTAAGTTTTCTTTCGGTGAGTTTCATCCACCTTTCCTGGCACGCGGAGCTATAAAGTTCATCATTCTGGATCTGTTGAAAGACAAGCCCAAACACGGCTATGAAATAATGAAGGACATGGAAGCCAAGGGCGGCGGCCTGTACGCTGCAAGCCCGGGGTCCGTGTACCCCACTCTTCAGATGCTGGAGGAGATGGGCTATGTCGCTTCAAGGCCGGAGGGCAGCAAGAGAATCTATGAGATCACCCCGGAAGGGCGGACGTACCTGGCGGAGAACCAGGAAGCTGTCGAAGACATTCCGGATCCTCCGGATCCTATGAGCCTGCCGTTTGCACATTTGCTCAGGCCTGAGGCGCGCGATACAATGCAGGAATTGCATGGTTTAGTGGTTACGCTGGTCCGCGCTGCTCGCACCAAGAGACTGCACCGCCCCGAACAGTTTCAGCAGGTGCGGGATGTCATAGCCCGGTCTCGCAAGGAGATCGAGGACCTGCTCGGCAAATAG
- a CDS encoding NAD-dependent deacylase encodes MEELIGRAAKDLVNAKYAVALTGAGISTESGIHDFRGPEGIWTRHPEAEMQAYEAYDKLLLDPKGHWEQMLTPGSFFSLFDEIGNALPNRGHRALSELEKAGVLKMVITQNVDGLHQKAGSQKVIEYHGGLTKLRCMSCGSRYGRNEYDLEKLKRDNQLPPRCKKCKGILKHDGVYFGEPIPSDVAHESLEVAWKCDLMLICGTSAVVYPFAQLPRVAREKRAGGNPGVTIIEVNGEATPLTHEKVSDYLIQGKTGEILPRIVDEVKKYRT; translated from the coding sequence ATGGAAGAACTGATTGGAAGAGCAGCCAAAGACCTGGTCAATGCAAAATACGCTGTTGCTTTGACCGGCGCCGGGATTTCCACTGAATCCGGAATTCATGATTTCCGGGGTCCGGAGGGGATCTGGACCAGGCACCCCGAGGCAGAAATGCAGGCCTACGAGGCCTATGACAAGCTGCTGCTGGACCCAAAGGGGCACTGGGAGCAGATGCTGACACCAGGCAGTTTCTTCAGCCTGTTCGATGAGATTGGGAATGCCTTGCCGAACCGGGGCCATCGTGCTCTGTCTGAACTGGAAAAGGCGGGTGTTCTGAAGATGGTGATTACCCAGAATGTGGACGGCCTTCACCAGAAGGCAGGCAGCCAGAAGGTCATCGAGTACCATGGTGGCCTCACCAAGCTGAGATGCATGTCCTGTGGTTCGAGGTATGGCCGGAACGAGTATGATCTGGAAAAGCTGAAGAGGGACAACCAGTTGCCCCCTCGATGTAAGAAGTGCAAAGGCATTCTGAAACATGACGGAGTCTATTTCGGAGAACCAATCCCTTCCGATGTGGCCCACGAAAGTCTGGAGGTTGCCTGGAAGTGCGATCTGATGCTGATCTGCGGGACCTCGGCGGTGGTCTATCCTTTTGCACAGTTGCCGAGGGTAGCCCGGGAAAAGAGGGCGGGCGGGAACCCCGGAGTGACCATTATTGAAGTGAATGGCGAGGCCACCCCCTTGACTCATGAGAAGGTCTCCGATTACCTCATCCAGGGGAAAACCGGAGAGATCCTGCCCAGGATAGTGGATGAGGTGAAAAAGTATCGGACTTAG
- a CDS encoding ABC transporter ATP-binding protein: MEYAIRTESLAKTYGKAFKALDGISLQIKKGEVVGYVGPNGAGKTTTIKILTGLIKPTSGHAYVNGIDVTANPREALRTIGALIEVPGVYDYLTPHEMLTYFGRVYRMSRVDIDRRIKETLGLVKLSDWEHKKIGPFSTGMLRRLTIAKAILHKPDILILDEPVLGLDPEGIREIRELIRQFRSQGMTVFLSSHLLGEVAEVCNTVVFLNKGKVVSTDSIEGIGRMTGHAVVDVKFLRPLSPEETEKLRTIELIKSVEVKDNTAQLRYDGKPESSVQILRRLVSLNLDVVSYRVEGTGLEDYYVSVMSDEKGGN, from the coding sequence GTGGAATATGCAATTCGAACGGAGAGTCTAGCCAAGACTTATGGCAAAGCCTTCAAAGCCCTGGACGGGATTTCTCTGCAGATAAAAAAGGGGGAAGTCGTTGGGTATGTTGGTCCCAACGGCGCCGGAAAGACCACCACTATCAAGATACTGACCGGCCTGATCAAGCCTACCTCAGGACATGCTTATGTGAACGGTATTGACGTCACAGCAAATCCAAGAGAGGCCCTTCGGACTATCGGAGCACTGATCGAAGTGCCCGGGGTGTATGACTACCTCACCCCTCACGAGATGCTGACCTACTTCGGCAGGGTCTACAGAATGAGCCGCGTGGATATAGATCGCAGAATCAAGGAGACCCTGGGGCTGGTCAAACTGTCAGACTGGGAACACAAGAAGATAGGGCCTTTCAGCACGGGCATGCTGCGAAGGCTCACCATAGCCAAAGCCATACTGCACAAACCGGACATCTTGATCCTCGACGAGCCGGTCCTCGGGTTGGACCCGGAAGGGATCAGGGAGATAAGAGAGCTGATACGGCAATTCCGCAGCCAGGGCATGACCGTTTTCCTCAGCTCCCATCTCCTGGGAGAGGTCGCTGAAGTCTGCAATACGGTGGTCTTCCTGAACAAGGGCAAAGTTGTCTCCACGGATTCCATAGAAGGCATCGGCCGCATGACGGGACATGCGGTGGTGGATGTGAAGTTTCTCAGGCCGCTGTCCCCTGAAGAAACGGAGAAACTGAGGACAATAGAACTGATAAAAAGCGTAGAGGTGAAAGACAACACCGCGCAACTGCGCTACGATGGGAAACCGGAGTCAAGCGTTCAAATACTGAGACGTCTGGTGTCCTTGAATCTTGATGTGGTGTCTTACCGTGTAGAGGGCACAGGACTGGAAGACTACTATGTCTCCGTCATGAGTGACGAGAAGGGTGGCAATTAG
- a CDS encoding ABC transporter permease subunit, with translation MATRGENIKNDVFDTSLSVRFELVKHLKHRRLLIMAALAVIVPLLFYIKIPDTAPVFAANALSFANLLIVISAAMFAGDAVCGEFEKKTSLLLFSTPQSRLSIFAGKYIAALMSTFLVVLLYYLTMTLQIGQHYGWGEIPTELGKSFLTD, from the coding sequence ATGGCAACACGCGGAGAGAACATAAAGAACGATGTCTTCGACACTTCCCTGTCGGTCAGGTTTGAACTGGTGAAACACCTGAAGCACAGAAGGCTTCTCATCATGGCAGCACTGGCGGTTATTGTGCCTCTGCTCTTCTATATAAAGATCCCGGACACCGCGCCTGTGTTTGCTGCCAACGCCCTGTCCTTTGCCAACCTGCTGATAGTCATCTCGGCGGCCATGTTTGCCGGGGATGCGGTATGCGGTGAGTTTGAAAAGAAGACGAGCCTGCTCCTGTTCTCAACTCCGCAAAGTCGGCTCTCGATCTTTGCCGGTAAGTACATCGCTGCCTTGATGTCTACCTTCCTGGTGGTTCTGCTGTACTACCTCACCATGACGCTGCAGATCGGGCAACACTATGGATGGGGAGAGATTCCGACGGAACTGGGGAAATCCTTCCTCACGGACTAG
- a CDS encoding ABC transporter permease: protein MMNALSDTWQIVLRDLRARIRMPVFIFMTLFQPILWLVLFSQIFTKLGGGVGGISVWGPGVSYLQGFAPAVIVMTVLFGSAFAGFGTLMDIDAGIMAKMLATPVNRVSIITGRVTATVVVGIVQALVVFVVAAIMGVHVKTGLPGMLFVFLLVALLGMGFAAFSNGLALLLRRQETVMAVVNLFTMPLMFMSTMMMPPQGLPPWLNDVRHYNPVDYAIVGVRDLVLHGYVWSDLWKSLVVLCAFAVVMVVFGTLMFRTKAE from the coding sequence ATGATGAATGCTTTGTCTGATACCTGGCAAATAGTACTGCGTGATCTCAGAGCACGGATCCGCATGCCTGTCTTCATATTCATGACCCTGTTCCAGCCGATACTGTGGCTGGTGCTCTTTAGTCAGATATTCACAAAACTTGGTGGCGGTGTCGGTGGTATTAGTGTATGGGGTCCTGGCGTCAGCTACCTTCAGGGTTTCGCGCCCGCCGTGATAGTCATGACCGTGCTGTTTGGCTCGGCCTTTGCCGGCTTTGGCACACTGATGGACATAGATGCAGGCATAATGGCCAAGATGCTGGCCACGCCGGTCAACCGGGTCTCCATCATAACCGGCCGTGTCACCGCCACCGTGGTGGTGGGAATCGTTCAAGCGCTCGTCGTCTTTGTCGTCGCCGCTATTATGGGCGTGCATGTAAAAACCGGCCTGCCTGGGATGCTGTTCGTGTTTCTGCTCGTGGCATTGCTCGGTATGGGATTCGCCGCCTTCTCCAATGGTCTGGCGTTGCTTCTCAGAAGGCAAGAGACAGTCATGGCGGTGGTCAATCTCTTTACCATGCCGCTGATGTTCATGTCTACTATGATGATGCCTCCCCAGGGTCTGCCGCCGTGGTTGAATGATGTCAGGCATTATAATCCGGTGGACTACGCTATAGTCGGCGTCCGCGATCTGGTGCTGCACGGATACGTGTGGTCTGATCTGTGGAAGTCGCTGGTAGTGCTTTGTGCCTTCGCTGTCGTGATGGTTGTCTTCGGCACCCTCATGTTCCGTACCAAGGCGGAGTGA
- a CDS encoding ATP-binding cassette domain-containing protein — protein MSVIQAKGLTKIFSGNVRAVDGIDFEVSAGEIFAFLGPNGAGKTTTIKMLNTLIQPTSGTAIVAGLDVAKNPTEVRKRIGYAAQDVGVDERATGRENLTLYGHFYRLDGKKIKERVKELFELVDLVGYEDKMVSSYSGGMRKRLDLAMGLIHQPQVIFLDEPTTGLDPQTRAHLWDYINKLAKSMGVAIFLTTHYMEEADRLADRIAIIDLGKIMTTGTSDELKKSIGGDVVTLTPPMEKDEERKAFIKRAETALSGKPFVMETKPSDGELAVYVKDGGSAIPSIMQILGSQNIEVKTISMARPSLDDVFLKYTGSTIRAQEGTRTSFVQMRRQANRRRNQ, from the coding sequence ATGAGTGTTATTCAAGCCAAGGGCCTAACCAAGATCTTCTCTGGCAACGTCAGAGCAGTAGATGGCATTGATTTCGAAGTCAGCGCCGGTGAGATATTCGCCTTCCTGGGGCCAAACGGCGCCGGCAAGACAACCACCATCAAGATGCTGAACACGCTCATCCAGCCTACCTCCGGGACCGCCATAGTGGCTGGCCTCGACGTGGCGAAGAATCCGACCGAGGTGCGCAAGCGCATCGGCTATGCGGCTCAGGACGTGGGAGTGGATGAGCGTGCCACCGGACGGGAGAACCTGACGCTTTACGGCCATTTCTACCGGCTGGATGGTAAGAAGATCAAGGAGCGGGTGAAGGAGTTGTTCGAGCTGGTCGATTTGGTTGGCTATGAAGACAAGATGGTCTCCTCTTACTCCGGAGGCATGCGCAAGCGGCTCGATCTGGCTATGGGCCTGATCCACCAGCCTCAGGTGATCTTCCTGGATGAGCCCACAACGGGGCTCGACCCCCAGACCAGGGCTCACCTCTGGGACTACATCAATAAACTGGCCAAGAGCATGGGCGTGGCCATATTCCTGACCACGCACTACATGGAGGAGGCGGACCGCCTGGCTGACCGCATCGCCATAATAGACCTGGGCAAGATAATGACTACCGGAACTTCCGATGAACTGAAGAAGTCCATAGGTGGCGATGTGGTGACACTCACTCCACCTATGGAGAAGGATGAGGAACGCAAGGCGTTCATCAAGCGTGCTGAGACGGCTCTGTCGGGCAAGCCATTCGTTATGGAGACGAAGCCGAGTGACGGAGAACTGGCGGTCTATGTGAAAGACGGCGGATCAGCCATACCCAGCATAATGCAGATCCTTGGCAGCCAGAACATCGAGGTGAAGACGATATCCATGGCGCGGCCGTCACTGGACGACGTCTTTCTGAAATACACCGGCAGCACCATACGGGCCCAGGAAGGCACGCGTACCAGCTTTGTACAGATGCGACGGCAGGCTAACAGGAGGCGAAACCAATGA